AGGCCGAGTACGAGTCATATGAAAATGATGAGCCAGGACATCACTTTAAAACTTTTGGTTTCGTACATGCTGGTAATGACTTTATCTATGAAGGACACACAGAAATCGATCCAGATGGTGCCCTAAAAGGTATTGGTTGCTATCCTGGACAGATCAATGGTGAAGTCGCCCTACTTTTTAAGCCTGATGAAGGAATTGATGTAAATGATAAAATCCTTTGTACAGTTAGAACAGACCCAGGATGGGCCCCGCTCTTTCCTTCGATCAAGGGCCTATTAGTTGAGAAAGGCTCAACTTTATCTCACTCAGCAGTCATTGCAAGAGAGTTAAAGATACCAACAATTGTAGGTATACCAGGCATCACTAAAATTATTGAAAATGGTGATGAAATTGAAATGGATTGTGAAAGAGGAATTGTAAAGATAGTAAAATAAAAAGGACCTAACTAGGTCCTTTTTTTATTATGCGATTCTTCGATAAAGTTTAATATTATAAACACCAACCTTCTCATTTTTAATCTCTGAAGAAAATTGATCTGTAATATCCTCAAAGCCTGCAAGATCAGGCTCAAATACTCTTAGATAGTAGCGAACACAAATTACTCCACCAACTTTAATTGAAGGCTTGGCCTTTTGAATAAAGTTATTTCCAAGCTCATCATCAAAATAACTTGGAACATCAGAATATGAAAAATAATCATATTGTTTTTCGCCATTTGATAAAGTAGAGACGATATCACCTATTTGATAATGTATTTCAGATTCTTTTACACTTGTTTGAAGGCCATTGAAGCTTCGACACCTAAGAGGCGTATTCGTCAACGTTACTTCACCAAACAGACATAGACTTAGGAAGAAATTATCCTTTATCAAAGTTGTAGAAAAAAGTCGGGCAAAGCGTGAACGATAGAATTTCACATAACTTTCTTTCAAGTTCTTTTTAATAAAATCCCCACTATAAAGTAAAGAATTCATCATGGCCTTATTACCAACAATGGCCAAAACCACCGTCCAGCGCACGCTAAACGAAGTTGAAGTGATGATATATTTCTGCTCTTCTATACTTTGGCAATTCTTTAACTGGCGAATAAGTTTGTGGCCAAGAATCTTTCTGGCAAGTTTAGAAAACTTAAGAAAAGTTTTCTCCCAACTTCCGGCCAGGGCAGCAATTTCATTACTATCAAGAATATCGTGAAGCTCAATATTTATTCCAATACTCTTTAAAATCGATGAATCATCGTGATAAGCACGAAGAAAGCTTACTTCATCTAGCTCACAAATGGCCTTCTCATAGGCCCTCGCCCATTCAATCTGAATCTCTGAGACATCGAATAAATCGAGCTGACAGCCAGTTTGAGGTAATAAGTAGAGACCGCGAGGTCCTGCTCCACAAATAGAACCAATGCTCTTGGGCTTCAACTTTTTACAAATATTGGCCTCTAGCTCAATGTCTTCGTTAGCTAATGAATAATTAAGTTTATCAGTAAAATATTTCGCCATAGTCCAATTATAAATGTTTTCATTATATAATGATATTAAGAAAATAAATTCAAATGAGGGTGTATGAGTAAAGACATTAGTCACATTACAATGGAAGATTCATTTTTAAAGAGATACTTCGCTTGGTCACAGGAAAGATTTCCAATCGATAATGTTATCTCAGGTATCATTACATATTTTGTAATGTCTCGTATCGCACTCTTTCTAACTGATCAAAGTCTCGATTTTGTCGTAATGGATCTTCTTGGAGCCGTTGCAGTAATTGGACACTATTATATTTTAAGAG
This sequence is a window from Halobacteriovorax vibrionivorans. Protein-coding genes within it:
- a CDS encoding DUF3419 family protein, which encodes MAKYFTDKLNYSLANEDIELEANICKKLKPKSIGSICGAGPRGLYLLPQTGCQLDLFDVSEIQIEWARAYEKAICELDEVSFLRAYHDDSSILKSIGINIELHDILDSNEIAALAGSWEKTFLKFSKLARKILGHKLIRQLKNCQSIEEQKYIITSTSFSVRWTVVLAIVGNKAMMNSLLYSGDFIKKNLKESYVKFYRSRFARLFSTTLIKDNFFLSLCLFGEVTLTNTPLRCRSFNGLQTSVKESEIHYQIGDIVSTLSNGEKQYDYFSYSDVPSYFDDELGNNFIQKAKPSIKVGGVICVRYYLRVFEPDLAGFEDITDQFSSEIKNEKVGVYNIKLYRRIA